From Calothrix sp. PCC 6303, a single genomic window includes:
- a CDS encoding protealysin inhibitor emfourin — MQISLERTGGFAGLSRTTTVDTANIPADKANQLSQILETANFFKLPTYIPGNISQPDRFQYTFTVENNGQNHTVTVSEAAITGSLKSLLEWIQSVA; from the coding sequence ATGCAAATTTCTCTTGAACGTACAGGTGGTTTTGCTGGTTTGAGTCGCACAACAACTGTAGACACGGCAAATATTCCCGCAGATAAAGCAAATCAATTATCACAAATTTTAGAAACTGCTAATTTTTTCAAATTACCTACATACATACCTGGAAATATATCTCAACCAGATCGTTTTCAGTATACTTTTACTGTGGAAAATAATGGTCAAAACCACACAGTTACTGTTAGCGAAGCAGCTATTACTGGAAGTTTAAAGTCTTTACTTGAGTGGATTCAAAGTGTCGCTTAA